In one window of Polaromonas naphthalenivorans CJ2 DNA:
- a CDS encoding phage tail tape measure protein encodes MAFKPIEILINAKDNASSVFDSLRAKVATVGLAILSYFGVQAFAGVVKGAGDFEEAMSRVKSATGASTTEMQALRKAAEDAGANTKFTGTEAAGALENLAKAGLSAKDAIAALPAVLELAQAGDIGLGEASEFVTKAVMGLGLAFTDAGRVANVLALGANATNTSVTGLAQALSYAAPVAQSLGLSLESTVAIIGKFADAGIDASRAGTALNSILSQFGDPASKFRQELAASGITTNKFEDALHQLAKAGPSGAKAINAVGTEAGPALRALLNQGMPALDALTAKLKNAEGAAAAAAKVMQDNLNGSLNGLSSAWDTLKIALGTPVLPVLKDGVDQLAGALKAAVSDGTVARFGEAIATAFQNGIKWVREFAAQVDFKQVTADLRAFADRTGEIFTQVGQYASTAGNTVQLAYGVMSAGTNTVLGSIYALGSGFATIAAGIQSGLAALYEASSKVTFGAVSQQYKAIAAEIRESSNATAAAAQALSDKSRAAFLDVADGAGLARDGFTGLASAATGAKPAITAAAVAVDDMGAKLEATRQKSQTAQKATEDKKTADEAATTALRQLRDEYAALVANGDLQAAAEKIKDINKALQATPAAAKDSAKAAQDAAKLTAEAFEALGISSQASLKLVAGSAKVYYDRIKADGTSTAVDIANAFKAYAEKAIAANNGVATEAIKTEAAMRGLEVQTDSAGKSIVKAMGEGQAAAAKLGEQFRMTAEQVKANEDAMDRLNMKYTLSANYTERQLSLLEKENALVERRNALERERLNIDKEGYSLNTAGQRVNVAVESAASIYQRAKDSGLTDAQALKLSKDTPLPYNGPGVKVASSLDDGSNWSTKLQKEIDRLALINAANSTSTAQTKTYRVEWIVNGQATDFEMASDADAQKLIAALKNAQLSAS; translated from the coding sequence GTGGCCTTTAAACCCATCGAGATCCTGATCAACGCCAAGGACAATGCCTCCTCGGTGTTCGACAGCCTGCGCGCCAAGGTGGCGACGGTAGGCCTGGCGATCCTGAGTTACTTTGGCGTGCAGGCCTTTGCCGGCGTGGTCAAGGGCGCGGGGGATTTTGAAGAAGCCATGAGCCGCGTGAAGTCGGCCACCGGCGCCAGCACGACCGAGATGCAGGCCCTGCGCAAGGCCGCCGAGGACGCCGGCGCCAATACCAAATTCACCGGCACCGAGGCCGCTGGCGCGCTGGAAAACCTCGCCAAGGCGGGCCTCAGTGCCAAGGACGCCATTGCCGCGCTGCCCGCCGTGCTGGAGCTGGCGCAGGCGGGCGACATCGGCCTGGGCGAAGCCAGCGAGTTTGTCACCAAGGCCGTGATGGGCCTGGGCCTGGCGTTCACCGACGCGGGTCGCGTGGCGAACGTGCTGGCCCTGGGCGCGAATGCCACCAACACCAGCGTCACCGGCCTGGCGCAGGCGCTCTCCTATGCCGCGCCGGTCGCGCAAAGCCTGGGCTTGTCGCTGGAAAGCACCGTCGCCATCATCGGCAAGTTCGCCGACGCCGGCATCGATGCCTCGCGCGCCGGCACGGCCCTGAACAGCATCCTGAGCCAGTTCGGCGACCCGGCCAGCAAGTTCCGCCAGGAACTGGCCGCCAGCGGCATCACAACGAATAAATTCGAGGATGCGCTGCACCAGCTCGCCAAGGCCGGCCCGAGCGGCGCCAAGGCGATCAACGCGGTGGGCACCGAGGCCGGCCCGGCGCTGCGCGCCTTGCTCAACCAGGGCATGCCGGCGCTCGATGCGCTGACGGCCAAGCTGAAAAATGCCGAGGGCGCCGCTGCCGCTGCGGCCAAGGTCATGCAGGACAACCTGAACGGCTCCTTGAATGGCCTGTCCAGCGCCTGGGACACGCTCAAGATTGCGCTGGGCACGCCGGTGCTGCCGGTGCTCAAGGATGGCGTGGACCAGCTGGCCGGCGCGCTCAAGGCGGCGGTCAGCGATGGCACGGTCGCTCGCTTTGGCGAGGCCATTGCAACTGCTTTTCAAAACGGCATCAAGTGGGTGCGCGAGTTTGCCGCGCAGGTCGATTTCAAGCAGGTCACCGCTGATCTTCGCGCCTTTGCCGACCGCACGGGCGAGATCTTCACCCAGGTCGGCCAGTACGCCAGCACGGCGGGCAATACCGTGCAGCTCGCCTATGGCGTCATGTCGGCGGGAACCAACACCGTGCTGGGCAGCATTTACGCGCTGGGCAGCGGGTTTGCCACGATTGCGGCCGGCATCCAGTCGGGCCTGGCTGCGCTGTACGAGGCTTCCAGCAAGGTCACTTTCGGCGCGGTGTCGCAGCAGTACAAGGCGATTGCCGCCGAGATCCGGGAGTCGTCCAACGCCACGGCCGCTGCCGCGCAGGCGCTGAGCGACAAGTCCCGCGCCGCGTTCCTGGACGTGGCCGATGGCGCTGGCCTGGCGCGCGACGGCTTCACGGGCCTTGCCAGTGCGGCGACAGGTGCCAAGCCTGCCATTACCGCCGCTGCGGTGGCGGTGGATGATATGGGCGCCAAGCTCGAAGCCACCCGCCAGAAAAGCCAGACCGCGCAAAAGGCCACTGAAGACAAGAAGACTGCCGACGAAGCCGCAACCACCGCGCTGCGCCAGCTCAGGGACGAATACGCCGCCTTGGTCGCAAACGGCGACCTGCAGGCCGCCGCCGAGAAGATCAAGGACATCAACAAGGCCCTGCAGGCTACGCCGGCGGCGGCGAAGGACTCGGCCAAGGCTGCGCAGGACGCGGCCAAGCTGACAGCCGAAGCCTTCGAGGCGCTGGGCATTTCCAGCCAGGCCAGCCTGAAGCTGGTCGCCGGCTCGGCAAAGGTCTATTACGACCGCATCAAGGCCGATGGCACCTCGACGGCCGTTGACATTGCGAACGCCTTCAAGGCCTATGCCGAAAAAGCCATTGCCGCCAACAACGGCGTGGCGACCGAGGCGATCAAGACCGAGGCCGCCATGCGCGGCCTGGAGGTGCAAACCGACAGCGCCGGCAAGTCGATCGTCAAGGCCATGGGCGAGGGCCAGGCCGCCGCTGCCAAGCTGGGCGAGCAGTTCCGCATGACCGCCGAGCAGGTCAAGGCGAACGAAGACGCCATGGACCGGCTGAACATGAAATACACCCTGTCGGCCAACTACACCGAGCGCCAGCTCAGCTTGCTGGAAAAGGAGAACGCCCTGGTCGAGCGGCGCAATGCCCTGGAGCGCGAGCGCCTGAACATCGACAAGGAAGGCTACAGCCTGAACACCGCCGGCCAGCGCGTGAACGTGGCGGTCGAGAGCGCGGCGAGCATTTACCAGCGGGCCAAGGATTCGGGCCTGACCGATGCGCAGGCGCTCAAGCTGTCGAAAGACACGCCGCTGCCGTACAACGGCCCCGGGGTCAAGGTCGCTTCGTCCCTGGATGACGGCTCGAACTGGAGCACCAAGCTGCAAAAGGAGATCGACCGGCTCGCGCTGATCAACGCGGCCAATTCCACCAGCACCGCCCAGACCAAGACCTACCGGGTCGAGTGGATCGTTAACGGCCAGGCCACAGATTTCGAGATGGCCAGCGACGCCGACGCGCAAAAGCTCATCGCCGCCCTGAAAAACGCCCAGCTCAGCGCCAGCTGA
- a CDS encoding phage tail tube protein, whose translation MSIIKQIYKPSMTVGQVYAKIFGSNALPLPIGNVLELGIEHDEDVKKQDDMTALGGGTHAEVRRIKEAKVTMKLADLNVVNMSRAIFGLASEKQAGVVVAEPHVATLGGLVRLAHIQPTAVTLKKGANAGAATEVLAPGNFEVRPEGIFINAEAAGLDDDELLWIDYTYGAYAVIEAMTTKAVELALTFGGLNEADGGKPVVVDIYRASQGITKKLALINKDFGALDVEGSILLDATKTGVGISRYYKVSMA comes from the coding sequence ATGTCCATCATCAAGCAAATCTACAAGCCGTCCATGACCGTGGGCCAGGTGTACGCCAAGATCTTCGGCAGCAATGCGCTGCCCCTGCCCATCGGCAACGTGCTGGAGCTGGGCATCGAGCACGACGAGGATGTCAAGAAGCAGGACGACATGACCGCGCTGGGCGGCGGCACCCATGCCGAGGTGCGCCGCATCAAGGAGGCCAAGGTCACGATGAAGCTGGCCGACCTGAACGTCGTCAACATGAGCCGCGCCATCTTTGGCCTGGCAAGCGAAAAGCAGGCAGGCGTCGTCGTGGCCGAGCCGCACGTTGCCACGCTCGGCGGCCTGGTGCGCCTGGCGCATATCCAGCCCACTGCCGTCACGCTCAAGAAAGGCGCCAATGCCGGCGCTGCCACGGAAGTGCTTGCGCCTGGAAACTTTGAGGTGCGTCCTGAAGGCATCTTTATCAATGCCGAGGCTGCAGGCCTGGACGATGACGAGCTGCTGTGGATCGACTACACCTACGGCGCCTATGCCGTGATCGAGGCCATGACCACCAAGGCGGTCGAGCTGGCCCTGACCTTTGGCGGCTTGAATGAAGCCGATGGCGGCAAGCCGGTGGTCGTTGACATCTACCGCGCCAGCCAAGGCATCACCAAAAAGCTCGCGCTGATCAATAAGGACTTCGGCGCGCTCGATGTCGAGGGCTCGATCCTGCTGGACGCCACCAAGACCGGCGTGGGCATCAGCCGCTACTACAAAGTCAGCATGGCCTAA
- a CDS encoding head-tail joining protein: protein MSLAPFAALQARANRAVLSRLSNATASYLGGQPFGVLFERTPTEPFGEVLDASARTCSLDLALVPGIAAGGILVINGTNYRVSGGVEPDETGWVRLQVFPEA, encoded by the coding sequence ATGAGCCTCGCACCATTTGCCGCCCTGCAAGCACGCGCTAACCGCGCTGTGCTCTCGCGCCTGTCCAATGCCACGGCCAGCTACCTGGGCGGCCAGCCGTTCGGTGTGCTTTTTGAGCGCACCCCGACTGAGCCGTTCGGCGAAGTGCTCGATGCGTCTGCACGTACCTGCTCGCTGGACCTGGCTCTGGTGCCTGGCATTGCAGCAGGCGGCATCCTCGTCATCAACGGCACAAATTACCGCGTGAGCGGTGGCGTTGAGCCTGACGAAACCGGCTGGGTGCGGCTGCAAGTATTCCCGGAGGCTTGA
- a CDS encoding DUF2190 family protein gives MKNYIQPGKVIDFVAAAAIASGQVVRVGQILGVSVSDVAIGETGQAHIEGVFAVPKVSGAVIARGESLSWDASAAAFDDNAAVPASGDVQGAPAVAFEAAGNGVLTIAVRFTGVPGTVTA, from the coding sequence ATGAAAAATTACATTCAGCCCGGCAAGGTCATCGATTTTGTTGCAGCCGCTGCCATTGCATCGGGCCAGGTGGTGCGCGTCGGCCAGATCCTGGGCGTGTCGGTGTCCGATGTCGCCATTGGTGAAACCGGCCAGGCGCATATCGAGGGCGTGTTTGCCGTGCCCAAGGTTTCCGGTGCCGTGATCGCCAGAGGCGAGTCCTTGAGCTGGGATGCCTCTGCCGCCGCCTTTGATGACAACGCGGCAGTGCCTGCCTCTGGCGATGTCCAGGGGGCGCCAGCTGTTGCATTCGAGGCGGCTGGCAATGGCGTGCTGACCATTGCCGTGCGCTTTACCGGCGTGCCCGGCACGGTCACCGCTTAA
- a CDS encoding ClpP-like prohead protease/major capsid protein fusion protein, producing the protein MSKKATAWYAIRRKTAMAAAVLGVVAAAEIYIYGDIGESWYEETVSAATFVKELNDIDATAITVRINSIGGSVPDGLAIYNALRRHKAEVTIEIDGMALSVASLIAMAGDKVNMANNAMLMIHGPWSYVSGNSVELRDMADQLDTWAAAMSNSYAARTGDQPAMLALLTDGKDHFYTAEQALAEKFVDAITDPMPVSASAARDLPLNRYRSLPAALQTASTLAAAAAPSQEPLMTTPNSAATQPPAAPAASAASAILAADNARRGQIRASFGKFSSREGVAALQAQCEDDHACTPEAAGLKLLDILGKDKTSVNGLNIVTLEDETDKARKGTTEALLARAGVVKAEGSNPFRGFTLSELARASLTRAGYRSEGQDKKTFIGAAFTHSSSDFGSILANVAEKSMLKGYEEAAETFQLWTRAGELPDFKPGKRVDLNAFPSLRKVAEGAEYKYATIGDRGETVLLATYGELFSINRQAIINDDLDAFTRIPKLMGRAAIRTIGDLVYAVLTGNPIMSDGVALFDAAHKNLLVGGAISTATVDAMGAAMAKQKNGPAVLNIAMQYLIVPRALRGTANVVRSSEFEVNAGKNSTTPNSVRDTFEVITDARLDEASATAWYGAASATTNDTIEVSYLDGNQAPVLEQKDGWNVDGTEFKVRIDAGVSPLDFRTLAKNPG; encoded by the coding sequence ATGAGTAAAAAAGCAACTGCCTGGTATGCCATTCGTCGCAAGACGGCCATGGCTGCTGCCGTGCTCGGCGTGGTGGCCGCAGCCGAGATCTACATCTACGGCGACATCGGCGAGTCCTGGTACGAGGAAACCGTATCGGCTGCCACGTTCGTCAAGGAGCTGAACGATATCGACGCCACGGCCATCACCGTGCGCATCAACAGCATCGGCGGCTCGGTGCCCGATGGCCTGGCGATCTACAACGCGCTGCGCCGCCACAAGGCCGAAGTCACCATTGAGATCGACGGCATGGCGCTGTCGGTTGCCAGCCTGATCGCCATGGCCGGCGACAAAGTGAATATGGCCAACAACGCCATGCTCATGATCCATGGCCCCTGGTCCTATGTTTCTGGCAACAGCGTCGAGCTGCGCGACATGGCCGACCAGCTCGACACCTGGGCCGCTGCCATGTCCAACAGCTACGCGGCCCGCACCGGCGACCAGCCGGCGATGCTGGCTTTGCTCACCGATGGCAAGGACCACTTCTACACCGCCGAGCAGGCGCTCGCCGAGAAGTTTGTCGATGCCATCACCGACCCGATGCCCGTGTCCGCTTCTGCTGCGCGGGATCTTCCCCTTAACCGTTACCGCTCACTGCCTGCAGCTTTGCAGACAGCGAGCACTCTCGCGGCTGCCGCCGCACCATCCCAGGAGCCTTTAATGACAACCCCCAACTCGGCGGCTACCCAACCCCCCGCCGCCCCCGCCGCCTCCGCCGCCTCCGCCATTCTGGCTGCAGACAACGCCCGTCGCGGCCAGATCCGCGCCAGCTTTGGCAAGTTTTCCAGCCGTGAGGGCGTCGCGGCATTGCAGGCCCAGTGCGAAGACGACCACGCTTGCACGCCAGAAGCCGCAGGCCTGAAGCTCCTCGACATCCTGGGCAAGGACAAGACCAGCGTCAACGGCCTGAATATCGTCACGCTCGAAGATGAAACCGACAAGGCGCGCAAGGGCACGACCGAGGCGCTGCTGGCCCGCGCCGGCGTGGTCAAGGCCGAGGGTTCCAATCCCTTTCGCGGCTTCACGCTGAGCGAGCTGGCTCGCGCCAGCTTGACCCGCGCCGGCTACCGCTCGGAAGGCCAGGACAAAAAGACCTTTATCGGCGCGGCCTTCACGCACAGCTCCAGCGACTTTGGCAGCATTCTGGCGAACGTGGCCGAGAAATCCATGCTCAAGGGCTACGAGGAAGCCGCCGAGACGTTCCAGCTCTGGACCCGTGCCGGCGAGCTGCCCGACTTCAAGCCCGGCAAGCGCGTGGATCTCAATGCGTTCCCGAGCCTGCGCAAGGTCGCTGAAGGCGCCGAGTACAAATACGCCACGATCGGCGATCGTGGCGAGACAGTGCTGCTGGCAACCTACGGCGAGCTGTTCTCGATCAACCGCCAGGCCATCATCAATGACGACCTGGACGCCTTCACCCGCATCCCCAAGCTGATGGGGCGCGCTGCCATTCGCACCATCGGCGACCTGGTGTATGCCGTGCTGACGGGTAACCCGATCATGAGCGACGGTGTGGCGCTGTTCGATGCAGCGCATAAGAATCTGCTGGTCGGTGGCGCGATCTCCACCGCAACGGTCGATGCGATGGGCGCGGCCATGGCAAAGCAAAAGAACGGCCCTGCTGTGTTGAACATCGCCATGCAGTACCTGATCGTGCCGCGTGCCTTGAGGGGCACTGCAAATGTCGTGCGCAGCAGCGAGTTCGAGGTGAATGCCGGCAAGAACAGCACCACGCCCAACAGCGTGCGCGACACGTTCGAGGTGATCACTGATGCCCGCCTGGATGAAGCCTCGGCAACGGCCTGGTACGGCGCGGCCAGCGCGACCACCAACGACACCATCGAGGTCAGCTACCTCGACGGCAACCAGGCGCCCGTGCTGGAGCAAAAGGACGGCTGGAACGTGGACGGCACCGAGTTCAAGGTGCGGATCGACGCCGGCGTGTCGCCGCTGGACTTCCGCACCCTGGCGAAAAACCCAGGCTAA
- a CDS encoding phage portal protein, whose protein sequence is MKLLQTIGSAFDRVVSVTDPVKAVQRAQARRVFAIYEAAKPTKQRQKQKANQSPSTLVGTSATALRAHARFLERNHDLSRGALRTLVNNVVGPNGIGIEPQPRRKDGTIHKEYAAALREARRDWQRCPEVTHRHSDAQMQRLVAKTWLRDGEAFTQTLMGRVPGLDHGTKVPFSLEMFEPDMVPLDYDDPGKFIRQGMEFNAWGRCRAYWVYKSDPREQLSWLNSTSALKRISADNVLHLAQMDRIGQARGISEFASVITRGEDLKEYEESERIAAKVAASMTAYVKRLASTETGYTGEGLEKDENGHVKPRDLYMEPGMIIDDLVAGEEIGMINSNRPNPNLIGWRAGQLRAFAAGIGTSYSSLSRDYNGTYSAQRQELVEQWVNYSVLADDFAAAFVQPAYDQFVIAAHLSGVVPIPLDVKPGTENDCLLVGQSMPWINPMHEAAAWEKLVQAGFASEVEVIRKRGANPNDVLEQIAAFRDSAKEKNLAFSSNAATKQTTVSVSAVPTELQQEAADNAQGKNDKTAD, encoded by the coding sequence ATGAAGCTACTTCAAACCATCGGCTCGGCCTTTGACCGGGTTGTGTCTGTCACCGACCCGGTCAAGGCGGTGCAGCGGGCGCAGGCCCGGCGCGTCTTTGCCATCTATGAGGCCGCCAAGCCCACCAAGCAGCGCCAAAAGCAAAAAGCCAACCAGAGCCCGAGTACCCTGGTCGGCACCTCGGCAACGGCATTGCGTGCGCATGCGCGGTTTCTGGAGCGAAATCACGACCTGTCGCGGGGCGCCCTGCGCACCCTGGTCAATAACGTGGTGGGGCCGAACGGGATCGGGATCGAGCCGCAACCACGGCGCAAGGACGGCACCATTCACAAGGAGTACGCCGCCGCGCTGCGCGAAGCCCGGCGCGACTGGCAGCGCTGCCCGGAAGTGACGCACCGCCACTCGGACGCGCAGATGCAGCGCCTGGTTGCCAAGACCTGGCTGCGCGATGGCGAAGCCTTTACGCAGACGCTCATGGGCAGGGTGCCCGGGCTGGACCACGGCACCAAGGTGCCGTTTTCGCTGGAGATGTTCGAGCCTGACATGGTGCCGCTGGACTATGACGATCCGGGCAAGTTCATCCGCCAGGGCATGGAGTTCAACGCCTGGGGGCGCTGCCGGGCGTATTGGGTTTACAAGTCCGATCCCCGCGAGCAGCTGTCATGGCTCAATAGCACCTCTGCGCTCAAGCGGATCTCGGCTGACAACGTCTTGCACCTGGCCCAAATGGACCGCATCGGCCAGGCCCGGGGTATCTCGGAATTTGCCAGCGTCATCACGCGGGGCGAGGACTTGAAGGAATACGAGGAGTCCGAGCGGATTGCGGCGAAAGTGGCTGCATCGATGACCGCCTACGTCAAGCGCCTAGCCTCGACCGAGACGGGCTATACCGGCGAAGGCCTTGAAAAGGACGAGAACGGCCATGTCAAGCCGCGTGACCTGTATATGGAGCCGGGCATGATCATCGATGACCTGGTCGCTGGCGAGGAGATCGGCATGATCAACAGCAACCGGCCCAATCCGAACCTGATCGGCTGGCGCGCCGGCCAGTTGCGGGCGTTCGCCGCTGGCATCGGCACCAGCTACTCCAGCCTGAGCCGCGACTACAACGGCACCTATAGCGCCCAGCGCCAGGAGCTGGTCGAGCAGTGGGTGAATTATTCGGTGCTGGCGGACGATTTTGCCGCTGCATTTGTCCAGCCGGCCTACGATCAATTTGTTATTGCGGCGCACCTGAGCGGGGTGGTGCCCATACCGCTTGATGTGAAGCCGGGCACTGAAAACGATTGCCTGCTGGTCGGCCAGTCGATGCCCTGGATCAACCCGATGCATGAGGCCGCAGCATGGGAAAAACTGGTGCAGGCCGGCTTTGCCAGTGAGGTCGAGGTGATCCGCAAGCGCGGCGCCAATCCGAACGATGTGCTGGAGCAGATTGCAGCTTTCAGGGATTCTGCAAAAGAGAAGAATCTCGCCTTCAGTTCCAACGCGGCCACGAAACAAACCACTGTCTCGGTGTCTGCCGTGCCGACCGAGCTGCAGCAGGAGGCCGCAGACAACGCGCAGGGCAAAAACGACAAAACAGCGGACTAG
- a CDS encoding Mor transcription activator family protein, with protein MTTTKYKALTAGQAEDAAVQLQHDFVEIVREEIGMNEALASVFASAVVRGLRRRMGGSDLYIPAPDLSDRDASIRREFDGKNLAHIMAKYNVKRTRVYEICARRDPKDAQLVPSV; from the coding sequence ATGACAACAACAAAATATAAAGCCCTCACAGCCGGCCAGGCTGAAGATGCCGCGGTGCAGCTGCAGCACGACTTTGTCGAGATCGTGCGCGAGGAGATCGGCATGAATGAAGCCCTTGCCTCGGTATTTGCCAGTGCTGTCGTGCGAGGCCTGCGCCGGCGCATGGGCGGCAGCGACCTCTACATTCCGGCGCCGGATTTATCCGACCGGGACGCCAGCATCCGGCGCGAATTCGACGGCAAGAACCTGGCACACATCATGGCGAAATACAACGTCAAGCGCACCCGGGTTTACGAAATCTGCGCCCGTCGTGATCCTAAAGATGCCCAGCTCGTGCCCTCGGTTTGA
- a CDS encoding phage terminase large subunit family protein, with product MLGTPGGFNAAAQARVALREMFARVWGKHRPRPKLSITSWATNYRVLSEEESALKGRFAWDVSPALKGIADAASLPGTRKIAVQKSAQVGYTAGIVCNIIGYNVHYRPSVIVAAFPRAQAAKDFASEKLDPMILSTPVLSKRIALKSRAQGNSMLRKRFPGGLIKLVGTNSPSDVKSTSARLVVVEEPDDASNNVKGQGNSLKLLEERAKTYNDHLILIGGTPTAKDASAIEDEMKKSDKRYFHVPCHSCGEAHVLAWENVTIPKAPEGTAPREVYGALRWEEAFYTCPHHGCVWTDDERIANLRRAESAGAGWIATADSTVPGFYLNELLSTFDGSRVPVLARKYLEAKDNMDKGDVNDMIAFYNSTLGLTWEYKGELPEEDELRLRAEKYREMTCPAGAVEALMTVDVQHDRVAVTVWVFGRGEEMWLAFWGEFYGRTVVEHAGAWIELEQFMARGILHASGAGLGIRIVGIDSGDGQTSDAVYSFCRKHHRHDRPVLAMKGAPDNVGKVEIWTPPKAIDPNHRATKASRAGVLVHMVGTAKAKDLILGWSEQGGRIRLEGDGPGRMHWYEGVRDDFYEQILGEIKIPSRNNPAKRVWKERKDRAHEALDCTVYSLYLYRHLKLHLRKPVQWDIAERRLRQAELLPFDAPALALPAQPMPVQAPAQPGQLEAVQAPAQLPEPLPVRPVQPDPPAPPPPPPPPPPPRRRASSFASSDWASRGFR from the coding sequence ATGCTTGGTACGCCTGGCGGATTCAATGCAGCTGCGCAGGCTCGCGTTGCATTGCGTGAGATGTTTGCCCGCGTATGGGGCAAGCATCGCCCACGGCCAAAGCTGAGCATCACCAGCTGGGCAACCAACTACCGCGTGCTGAGCGAGGAGGAGTCCGCGCTCAAGGGCCGGTTTGCATGGGACGTGTCGCCCGCACTCAAGGGCATTGCCGACGCGGCCAGCCTGCCAGGCACGCGCAAGATCGCGGTGCAAAAAAGCGCTCAGGTCGGCTACACGGCGGGCATCGTCTGCAACATCATCGGGTACAACGTGCATTACCGGCCCAGCGTGATCGTGGCCGCGTTCCCGCGTGCGCAGGCGGCGAAGGACTTCGCCAGCGAAAAGCTCGATCCGATGATCCTGTCCACGCCGGTGCTGTCCAAGCGCATCGCGCTCAAGAGCCGGGCGCAGGGCAACAGCATGCTGCGCAAGCGCTTCCCGGGCGGTCTGATCAAGCTGGTCGGCACGAATAGCCCGTCTGACGTGAAGTCCACCAGCGCCCGCCTGGTGGTGGTCGAGGAGCCCGATGACGCCAGCAACAACGTCAAGGGCCAGGGCAACAGCTTGAAGCTGCTCGAAGAACGGGCCAAGACCTACAACGACCACCTGATCCTAATCGGCGGCACGCCCACGGCGAAAGATGCCAGCGCGATCGAGGACGAGATGAAAAAAAGCGACAAGCGCTATTTTCATGTGCCCTGCCATTCGTGCGGCGAGGCGCATGTCCTGGCCTGGGAAAACGTCACCATCCCGAAAGCGCCCGAGGGCACCGCGCCGCGGGAGGTGTACGGCGCGCTGCGCTGGGAGGAGGCTTTCTACACCTGCCCGCACCATGGATGCGTGTGGACTGACGATGAGCGCATCGCCAACTTGCGCCGGGCCGAATCTGCCGGCGCCGGCTGGATCGCCACGGCCGACAGCACGGTGCCGGGCTTTTATTTGAACGAGCTGCTGAGCACCTTTGACGGCTCCCGCGTGCCGGTGCTGGCCCGGAAATACCTGGAGGCCAAGGACAACATGGACAAGGGCGACGTGAACGACATGATCGCCTTTTACAACTCCACGCTCGGCCTGACCTGGGAATACAAGGGCGAGCTGCCCGAGGAAGATGAGCTGCGGCTACGTGCTGAAAAATACCGCGAGATGACGTGCCCTGCCGGCGCGGTCGAGGCCTTGATGACTGTGGACGTGCAGCACGACCGGGTGGCGGTCACCGTCTGGGTGTTCGGTCGGGGCGAGGAGATGTGGCTGGCCTTTTGGGGCGAGTTCTATGGCCGCACCGTGGTCGAGCATGCCGGCGCCTGGATCGAGCTGGAGCAGTTCATGGCCCGGGGCATCCTGCACGCCTCGGGCGCAGGCCTGGGCATCCGCATCGTCGGCATTGACTCGGGCGACGGGCAGACCAGCGACGCGGTGTATTCGTTTTGCCGCAAGCACCACCGCCACGACCGGCCCGTGCTGGCGATGAAGGGCGCCCCTGACAATGTCGGCAAGGTTGAGATCTGGACGCCGCCCAAGGCCATCGACCCGAACCACCGCGCCACCAAGGCCAGCCGGGCCGGCGTGTTGGTCCACATGGTCGGCACGGCCAAAGCCAAGGATCTGATCCTGGGCTGGTCGGAGCAGGGCGGGCGCATTCGCCTGGAGGGCGATGGGCCAGGCCGCATGCACTGGTATGAAGGCGTGCGGGATGACTTCTACGAGCAGATCCTGGGCGAGATCAAGATCCCGAGCCGCAACAACCCGGCCAAGCGCGTCTGGAAAGAGCGCAAGGACCGGGCGCATGAAGCGCTCGACTGCACGGTGTATTCGCTCTACCTCTACCGGCACCTCAAGCTCCACCTGAGAAAACCCGTCCAGTGGGACATTGCCGAGCGCCGGCTGCGCCAGGCCGAGCTGCTGCCGTTTGACGCGCCGGCGCTGGCCCTGCCTGCGCAGCCGATGCCCGTGCAGGCGCCTGCACAACCCGGGCAGCTTGAGGCCGTGCAGGCGCCTGCACAGCTTCCCGAGCCTTTGCCAGTCCGGCCAGTCCAGCCAGATCCGCCAGCACCTCCTCCACCGCCACCGCCACCACCACCACCGCGCCGCCGCGCCAGTTCGTTTGCCAGCTCTGATTGGGCCTCCAGGGGATTTAGATAA
- a CDS encoding terminase small subunit, translating into MRIKGQEQIAALFGVAPKTITEWQVLGFPIAFQGGPGVPSEYDSPACITWMVGREVSKIRSETPKDRLSRLQGDKIERDMMRDDGLLIPASEIEPMWEGAVIAAREYLLGEPPRIASLSIGMEKPALEELLRTTFEAYLVKLSNWRAAMQDDDEGKDGISQDDDGEEI; encoded by the coding sequence ATGCGCATCAAGGGTCAGGAGCAGATTGCAGCGCTTTTCGGCGTCGCGCCCAAGACCATCACCGAGTGGCAGGTGCTGGGTTTCCCGATCGCCTTCCAAGGCGGGCCGGGCGTGCCGAGCGAGTATGACTCGCCCGCCTGCATCACCTGGATGGTGGGCCGCGAAGTCTCCAAGATCAGGAGCGAAACGCCCAAGGACCGGCTGTCCCGGCTGCAGGGCGACAAGATCGAGCGCGACATGATGCGCGATGACGGCCTCTTGATCCCGGCCTCGGAGATCGAGCCGATGTGGGAGGGCGCCGTGATCGCGGCCAGGGAGTACTTGCTGGGCGAGCCGCCGCGCATCGCGTCGCTGTCGATCGGCATGGAGAAGCCCGCCCTTGAAGAACTGCTGCGCACCACGTTCGAGGCGTACCTGGTCAAGTTATCGAACTGGCGCGCCGCCATGCAGGACGATGACGAGGGGAAAGATGGTATATCCCAAGACGACGACGGGGAAGAGATCTGA